The following are encoded together in the Bradymonas sediminis genome:
- a CDS encoding DUF58 domain-containing protein: MLRKELIKAVKHLELVARRAVNDQLAGQYQSVFKGRGMDFTDVREYQPGDDIRVIDWNVSARTGDMHIKQFVEERELTVLLLVDASASQTFGTVNRSKQETSAELAALIAFSAIKNNDRVGLFIFTDEMETFLPPKKGRKHVLRVITEILDFKPKSRGTDLAAALEYMSRITRKRALVFAISDFQDENFEMSLNIANRRHEVIPVLVEDPMEFELPDMGLAPFQDPETGEVFMADTSSKKVRENFRIAALRRHNKLLHTFRKNKIDHIAIRTDKSHIEPLVKYFRTRAKRH, encoded by the coding sequence ATGCTCCGAAAAGAACTCATCAAGGCGGTCAAGCACCTGGAATTGGTCGCTCGACGCGCGGTCAATGATCAGCTCGCCGGCCAATACCAGAGCGTGTTCAAAGGCCGCGGCATGGACTTTACCGACGTGCGCGAATACCAGCCTGGCGATGATATTCGTGTCATCGACTGGAACGTGTCGGCGCGCACCGGGGATATGCATATCAAGCAATTCGTCGAGGAGCGCGAGCTGACCGTGCTGCTGCTGGTCGACGCCTCGGCCAGCCAGACCTTCGGCACCGTGAACCGCAGCAAGCAGGAGACCAGCGCCGAGCTCGCCGCGCTCATCGCCTTTAGCGCCATCAAGAATAACGACCGCGTCGGCCTCTTTATCTTCACCGATGAAATGGAGACGTTTTTGCCGCCCAAAAAAGGCCGAAAACACGTGCTCCGCGTCATCACCGAGATCCTCGATTTCAAGCCCAAAAGCCGCGGCACCGACCTCGCCGCCGCTCTGGAATATATGTCGCGCATCACCCGAAAGCGCGCGCTGGTCTTCGCCATCAGCGACTTTCAGGACGAGAATTTCGAGATGAGCCTTAATATCGCCAATCGCCGCCACGAGGTCATCCCCGTGCTGGTCGAAGACCCCATGGAGTTCGAGCTCCCCGACATGGGCCTCGCCCCGTTCCAGGACCCCGAGACCGGCGAGGTCTTTATGGCCGACACCTCATCGAAGAAGGTCCGCGAGAACTTTCGGATCGCGGCGCTTCGCCGGCATAATAAGTTGCTGCATACCTTCCGAAAGAACAAAATCGACCATATCGCGATTCGCACCGATAAGAGCCATATTGAGCCGCTGGTTAAGTATTTCCGGACCCGCGCCAAACGGCATTGA